GATACCGGCGTCGTAGTTTCGGCTGATGGCAAAGTCCTCGACGGTGTAGATCAGTTAGCGCGACACATCGTTCAAACACCGCCTGTCCGCGAAACCGGCTACAAGAACACGATAGAGATGTCGGTACGTAACGAGCCGAATCCACCGGTTCGGTCAACGGACTGGGTCGTCGAGCAGTTCGGCAGCGACGCGGTGGCGGCCGTCGACGCCCGCCGGGAACAACTCCTCGAAGAAACAGGAACGGCGTTCTACGCCATTCTCTGGCCTGCTATCCAACCACACGCCGACGACATAATGAACGACATTGGAGATGTCACGGAGATACTCGACAGGGAGTCGTACGACATCGAGCGCGGGTTTTCGGAGTTTGTCAAAGATTTATACGGTGTCGATAGTAGGACTGACGAGTGGCGAATAGACAACAAGATACACGAGTTGCGAAAGCACGGGACGGAGATAATCGTGCTGACGTTGAACATACCAGACCCCGAATTCAGGACGGCCGAAACGCCGCGGCTATCGAACGTCACTCGGGAGTTAAAATACGCCTGTCGCCAAGAGTACCAACACGTAATCGAGGATTACTCGTTCGACGTTATCGTCCATATGTCGGACAACTTCCGGCAGAACTGTCACATATCGAGCGTTATCGGGAACATCGGAGGCGGCGCCTACAAGCCGCATAAGCTACGGTAGACTGGTCCGGTGGTATAGCTCGTACAGCGAAACGTACGGGCCTCGGAGAGACACAGCAGCCGGTTGTATGAAATCGGTATTCGAAGTGAGGCGACTGCAAAGATGCAGTACCGGATTCGATTGAAAATCCTGACGTAATCGGGAGATGATGCGTTACTTCATAAAGCCAAGATTATATGGACCCAGCAATAGTGAGAAGTATAATGAAAGCTGTTATACTAGCAGCGGGAGTTGGCAGCCGGCTACGGCCTATAACACTCGAAAAGCCCAAACCTGCAATCGAAGTCAACGGGGCGTCAATTCTCGAACACCAACTACGTGCGTACGGTGACGCCGGTATCGACGAAGTCTACGTTGTCACTGGCTATATGTCTGGAGATGTCCGTTCGGTATGCAAGCGAGTAGAGAAAGACCTTGACGGGGTGACGATCGAGACAATAAAAAACGATATCTACGCGAACACCGAGAATATGTACTCCTTATATATCACCGAAAGTGAACTCCGTGGCGAGGAGTTCTTACTGAGTAACGGGGACGTCGTCTTCGATAGGTCGATTCCGGACGGGATGGTTTCAGAGAGTAACGAGGCAAGTTATATTGCCTGTGACCCCGCAAATTACTCGCAGGAGTCTATGAAAATCGCCGTCGAGGACGACAGAGTGGATCGGATATCGAAGAATATCGAAGAGGGTGACGCGTTCGCCTCATCGATAGATCTCTACTATTTCAACGCCGCGTTCTCGAAGCGACTCTTCCAAGAAATCGAACAAAATTCCAAAAACGAGAGCTCTTACTCGGGGTGGACTGAGAAAGTGATAGATGACTTGCTTGGCGACAGTAACCTATCAGTTCGACCGTATTCTATAGGGGAAAAAAACTGGGTCGAGATAGACGACCGTTCCGATCTTCTCTACGCGGACCGAACCTTCGCCCCCGACGTGAAGTTAGGTGACAAAGAGGCAGTTTTCTTCGATTTGGACGGCACGCTTTACTTAGGCGATAGCCCGGTAGACGGGGCTATGGAAGTAGTCAAATCCTTGAAAAGTTCTGGAGTCGAATTATACTATATTTCGAATAATTCGTCGGGATGGAAGGACCAGTACGCAGCGAAACTCGAATCGATGGGTATTGAGGCCAACCCGGACGACATCATTCTATCGACTGACGGGGTTATCAACTACCTCAAAAACGCCGATGCGACCGAGACGTACGTCGTGGGGACGGAAGCGATGCGGGATGCTATCGAGTCTGAAGCCATAAACCCGGTGTCTGATTCCCCGTCACACGTGGTCGTCGGGTTCGATAAAGAACTGACATACGAGAAGATAAGGAAAGCGGCTCTAATGATACAGAACGGGGCAGAGTTCCTCGTCGCACATCAGGACGAGGTCTGTCCCACGTCTGCGGGGAACATACCTGACTGCGGGTCGATGGCTGCGTTGTTCGAAACGGCTACTGACCAGAACCCGGACCGGATATTTGGGAAACCGAATGAGGAGATGCTGACACATATTATTCAGGAGAAAGGGTACACGAGCGACGATATCGCTATCGTCGGTGATAGGCTTCAGACAGAGATAGCACTGGCTGAGCGGCTTGGCTGTGATTCCATCTGCACACTGTCGGGGGATGCGACGAGAGAAGGCATTGAGGCCTCTTCTATCGCGCCGACAGTCATCTTAGAGAGTGTCGGCGGTTTGAGCGAGTTTATATGAACGTGGTAGTGACGTGCCAGGACCTGATTTTATCAACATTTTATCAATAGGGAGACAACGGTACCGTCTCTCAAACATCTTGCTCGTCTAGTGGGACTTCAGTCATGATCTGCTAGATTCCAGCCACAGACCGTCTCTTGGTTATATTTAGCAGTTCAGCATTGGAGAGGCACTAGATCCAAGTTCTATTTGAGCTGCCGTGTTGAATAGATGCTGAGTCACAGTTAGAGGGGCTCACAGAGCGATTCTATGTTAGAGGTGGCAAACATAAGGACGATCTCACGGAACTCTCGATACCATGCCTGCGCTCGCACGGCGTCGCCGAGCGAGCGCTTGAATGTCTCAACGAAGTCGAGGAGACCGACTTCCACCATATCCGACCTCCTCGGCTTCGTTCTTACTGATTTGACGGTCTATCCCGACGCCATCTGTCTATTCAACACAGCAATTTGAGCAGGTCTGTGAGTTGCATGGACACCAACCGCTATGGACTGCTCACTTCTCAAACTCCCTCAATTAGATAGTACCTGATAGATTATCAGGATATTCAATAGAGATTAACCAACAAGTTTATGTGTATCCATCGGGGATGGAAATTATCTGAGGTTAGATAATTGTCGCGACGACAAAGAACGGGCACAGCACAGTTTCTATGTGCGGCCGCCGGTGATTAATGACATACTCTGAGAACTCAAAGATAGGTTGGCTGGTTATGACGGCTGTCAAGAAGTCTCGAAAACTAAGCCGCTCCTCTTTGGTAGTCAACCTGTCTCACATAGTTGCCATCCGTATCGTCAAGGCTGTCCGAGGTTCGTACTGTTATCGATGGCTAATGAAAGAAATAGAACTGAGAGATACAATAGATAAATTTCATAAAACCCAGACAATCAGGTTGACGATGGCATTTGGAGAGGGAGTAGCCGAACCAGTAAAGCGGGCCTGTGGAACCTCCCGAACTATCGGGATGATACTAAAGATTACCGACCGTGTGAAATCAGCGTTACGAGATACTTTCTTAGACAAACAGGTTGACCCCCCCGAGCGTGGCTGAGCGTGCAAGTGCGATCCAGAGAATTATTCTGCAGACACACTCTTTGACAGATTCTGCAGCTTGTCGGTGTTCCGCCCCAGTTCGACAGCGGTGTAGTGCGACACCAACCGTAGATGCGTGTTCACTAACACCGCGGCAGCCTGTTCGTGGTTTCAGGGATCTCAAAAATGTGGTCAGCACAATAGGCCACGTCTGTCTATTGGTATCGCGACTATTAGTGTGTCCTGCGCTTCCACCTCTGTGAGGTTGCCCACAGTCTTGTGGGCCTTTCCACCGTTACAGATGACTACGGCAAACAACGGCGGATTCTCCGTGACCAACGCGATCAAACTGTGTTTCAGCTATCCCACAGAGAATAAAAATCGATTTCTCGTGCGAAGTGCTCTGATGGGATAAAAGCCCGCTAAGTCCCTAGAGTGCGTAAAGAGGAATTGGGTGGACGAAGGCCGATGTTTCAACAGCGTCTCAGAACGTGTGGCTCTGATTAGCCTGTGTGCCCAAGAAGCAACATCATGGGAGACCGCCCGACTGCCAGCGAGGATATCTCTCTGGATCTCGTCAAAGAAACACTTCTGGAGTCGTTTCTTTCGATCAGCAACTTCGATTCTGTGTTGATGGCGGCGTAGAGCCACTTCTTTTCGCCGTTAACCTCAATTTGTTTCTCGTCAACCCCGATCCATGACGGCTGCGCCGTCTTCAGAAATCGAAGCGTTCTGATGGGCTGCGGTAGCGCTGCACTCTTCCGAACATCGGTGGGTTGATCTGAACCTCAGACAGCGTATGGGCCCAGCATGCGTCTTTAGTTAATACTTTCAGTAATACATCTCAACCACGTTTTTCGGCAATATACAGCCTGTTCAGCCCTGCTATGGCGGAGAATTCTCAGTTGGGGACGAACCGTATTGCTCGATCTTGGGAGAGTGAGGACATCAGCCATTGATTTTCTCGCCCCAGTACTGATGTGCATAATTTGGGATATAGATATTACTGCTGAGCTTAGCTAAAGACGCATAATGGGCCCAGTTCCAGACCGTGCCGTGAGAGCGGTCGACATCCAGCAGGTCTAAGATCGCAACCGTCTCGCTGATCGATAGCCCCGCCGCTTGGAGACGCACCCCAAACTGACAAACTGGTGTCGGCGTGTGCTCGTTCTTTCAACCGTCTTGACTGTCCCCGTCCAACGGTTCGCTGAGGAGGTGTACGAGCTTCATTGATATGTGCCGTCGCCGTACACGACCGACTGGTCACCGTTCAGACAACGCGAGACGAAATTCGAGATGGCCATACGCATCCGCGGGCCGTACATCATAAAATAGCGCAACCCGACCGCTGACAGGTCATACACTTCGCTGTAGGCACAGGCGTACCGTTACGGCCGCCAACTTCGACATCCCGAGGGACTTACGGGCATTGCCGGGTGCTCCTCGTCGTAGGGGAGATACTTCGGGTTGCCGTAGACCGACGACGAGGCGATGACGACCCGTTCGATGCCAGTATCTTGGGCGGCGTCCAAGACGTTCAGCGTGCCATCGACATTGAGCTCGTCGTACTTGCGGGGATTCTCAATGCTCAGGCGACCGCCCACCTGCACGGCCTAGTGATAGACTTAGTCGGCCTCTTCAACTAAATCACTAACGAGGTCAGCGGCCCGAACGTCGCCTTCGACGAGTCGATACGAATCGCCGCCCTCGTTTGCACACTCGCGTTTGACTTCGACAGTGTGGTCCTTGATCCGTGTATCGTAGAATGGGTCGAAATTGCCCGGCTTGACGATATCGTGGCCGTTAGTGATGATCGCTACGCGAGATGGCCGCCGATGAATCCAGCGTCGCCAGTGACGAGCATTCACATTATCGGCTCCGAACCGTGCTACAGTAAAAGATCTACTGTATTCTCATCAATCGGAAGAAGAACCTCGTTTAGTTGCTGATTTGGGATAGTTTCATTACTTCCAACTCTTCGGAAGAGTCTCTCAGCGCACTCCTGACTCTTGAGATAGCAGCGGCTGGGTGAATAATGAATGTCGCTGAGAATCGATCCGCTCCTATGACGAAGGGGAAAGGATCGACCAGGAAGGACCGTCTCCGAGTCTCCCTCTGTTCTGTACTTGTTCTACAACTCAGCCAAACATCTGGCGCATCATCGGATGCATCTCCATGAGCTGCTCTTCGGCGATCTCCTCGTACAGCTTGTACGTGATAGAGACCGTCAGCAGCAGCCCAGTACCGGAGACGCCACCGATAGTACCCAGCATGTTGGCCATCACGGCCAGCAGCCCGACGAGCGCACCGCCGATGACAGTCACCTGCGGGATGTACCGCTCAAGCACTTTCTCGATGACGCCGACGTTCTGTCGGAAGCCGGGGATCTGCATCCCGGAGTTGTGGATCTGCTTGGCGGTCGCTTCCGGACCCATGTCGGTGGTCTTGACCCAGAACACGGCGAAGATGCCGCCGCCGACCAGCATGACGAACAGGTCGATCCCGACGCGGGTCAGGATCTGCCAGATCGGTTGGGTGGTCCCTTCGAGCCACCACATCCAGTCGCCACGGCTCTGGATGGGTGCGAGGAAGTAGAACAGGCCGCCCGTTGGCTGGCCGTTCGAATACGTCCCGAGGAACGCGGGCATCGAACCAAGCTGGGCGTTCAGGATCCGGCCCAGGAACTGGATGTTCGCCTGCAGCGCCCGGACGAGGATCATCGGCAGGACGCTCGCGTAGATGAGCTTGACCGGGAACCGGCCACGGGCTCCTTTCACGCGGGCGTTCGACAGCGGGATCTCGACGCGGACAGACTCGGCGTAGACGACCACCGAGAAGATCAGCAGCGTCGTGAACAGCCCCAGCAGTTCGCCCTGGAGCAACACGGTCTGGAGGCCATCAGCCGCCAGCACTGGCCCAGTGCCGCGCTGCCCGGTGATGAACAGATACCAGGTGTAGATGATGCCTTCGCTGTTGCCGATAAACGGCGTCGTCAGGACGCCCCCGACGAGTCGCTGGCTCACACCGGCGACAATGAACAGCCCGATACCGGAGCCGACGCCCCACTTGGAGATGACCTCGTCCATGAACAGGATGAGGACACCGCCGACGAATATCTGGCCGAAGATGAGCCACTGGACACCGAACGTTCCGATACCCAGCGAACTCGCGACGGCCGTATCAGCCGGGAGGAAGCCGCCGGCGAACACCATCGGCAGCCCGGCTGTAGTCTGCTCTAAAAACAAGTTTGTCGGGATTCAGGAAGTCCGCAACTGCAGTGCCCTCACGCTAGAACGTGGCTGACGTTCATTGGGAGTCGGTGGCTAAAGAGGGAAGAAGATAAATCGACAATAACTTTATCGGACGACCAACGAATGAAGATACATGAAAGCTGTCGTACTCGCCGCTGGTGAGGGGACACGTCTCCGCCCGCTAACCGAAGACAAGCCAAAAGGAATGGTAGAGGTCGCTGGGAAACCCATTCTGACACACTGCTTCGAGCAGTTGATCGAACTAGGCGCCGACGAACTTTTGGTAGTTGTCGGCTACAAAAAACAGGTTATCATCAATCACTACGAAGACGAATTCGAGGGCGTCCCAATCACGTACACCCACCAGCGTGAGCAGAACGGCCTTGCCCATGCACTTCTCACCGTCGAAGAGCACGTCAATGACGACTTCATGTTGATGCTCGGCGACAACATCTTCGAGGCGAACCTCCAAGACGTCGTCAATCGCCAGCAGGAGGAGCGCGCCGACGCCGCCTTCCTCGTCGAAGAGGTTCCGTGGGACGAAGCCAGTCGGTACGGTGTCTGTGATACCAACAAGTACGGGGAAATAACCGAAGTCGTCGAAAAGCCCGATGATCCACCATCCAATCTAGTGATGACCGGGTTCTATACGTTCACGCCGGCCATCTTCCACGCCTGCCATCTGGTCCAACCCTCGAACCGCAACGAGTACGAAATCAGCGACGCGATCGACCTCTTGTTGCACTCCGGGCGGACCATCGATGCGATCCGCATGGACGGCTGGCGGAACGACATCGGCTACCCCGAGGACCGCGACCAAGCAGAGGAACGCCTCCAGGGCGAAATCGATCCGGAGATGGCTGCCGAGAACATCGCCGCGAGCGAGTGAGTTGTTAGCCTCCGACGACCACTACTAACGCACGTTCCGGCAAGCGCTGGACAGCTATGTGGGGTGTGTACAAGGATCGAGATATCAGACGAAGCGCCTCACCACGCCGTCTCGACCCTCGCAGATTGGGCCGGTGACGCTACCGGCTCATGCGTCGAGCAGTATCGGGATAGACTTGAAACACTCAAGGAAGGCAGGCAGACGACTCCGCAATGGTGCCTTGGTATAGATGAAACAGTTCCCGTCGATTCCACGCGTCGAAGATGCCCCTGAAGATTTCTTCAACGAGGGACACCTGTGGATTCTGGAGAAGGTTGACGGAGCAAACATGCGTTTTCAGCTCCAGCAGTCAGGGCTCCTTCGCTTCGGCGACCGAAGTCGTGTCTACGACGACCCCGATACAATACCAGATCCGTATCGCCACGCCGTCCGATACGTCCGCGAAAACTTTGACCGAGATGCGCTCCGGCGTGCCGTTGACGATGTCGAAGCGTACGTCTTCTTCGGCGAAGCGATGCATCACCACACCATCGACTACGAGTGGGAGCGAACGCCATCGTTTCTCGGCTTCGATATCTGGTCGACTGCCGACAAGCGGTTCTTTTCTCCGGACGCCGTCGAAGGAATCTTCAATCGCCTCGGACTTCAGGCTGTCAACGCATTCGAACGCGAGCGACGGGCACAGGAGTTCGATCCCACCAGCTACGAGATCCCGCAGTCAGCGTGGTACGACGGGCCGGCCGAGGGCGTCGTGGTCCGGAACAAGCGTGGTGGCCGTACAAAACTCCTCCATCCCGACTTTCAAGAGGTCGATGAGACGGTTCCGGTCGACGCCGACGCGTCAGTATTGGCCCACAGATACGCGACACAACAGCGCTTCCGAAAACTCGCTGCCAAACTAGAAGACCATGAGCAGGCAGTGACAGTCGAGACACTCTACGAGCGGACCATTGAAGATATTGTTCGAGAAGAGCACAAACGACTCTATTACGGCTCGGACCCAGTCGACATGGGAACGTTTCGATCCGAAGTTGCAGCACTGACGCGGACGTTTCTCGACGAGAGGTAAGTGTTATTCCTGCCTACGTATAAACTCGTAAGCGATATTCGACAAGACGCTATTCGGCAACAACTATTGATGCCTTCAAAAAATAGTGCCATTGCGGGCAGACCAGGACGCAGGACTTATACTGGAACTCCGCAATCACAGTATTAATGGATAGTGGCTGGCGGTACCGGGTTGCGAGTGTGACCGGTGTTGTCCTGCTAACAGCCATAGCCGTTGCACTTGTCAACAACGCAACCTTCCAGACGATAGCGACCACGGTCCCGTTACTTAGCCGGCTTCCAACCGATCCGCCGACTGGCTCGGAGTTTACGTTCGAACTCTTAGTCACCGCTGTCGTCGTCACCAGTGTATTTCTCCCGCTGTACAAGCCCCGCCCACGTCGGATTCTCGACGCTGTAGCACTGGCGCAGAAGCGAGTACTCGTGGCAGTGCTCGTACTAGCGACGATCGGTTACTTCGACTACACCTACCGCCTACCGCGCTTGACTGTCGTGTTAGTGACACCGCTATTGCTGGTCGCACTGCCCGCATGGTTCGTGTGGATTCGAGAGCGCCCGTCGTCGGATGGCGAGCGGACCATCATTGTTGGTGATGATGTCGACATAATCAACGAGATTGCAGGAGAGGTGGAGGGGACACTGCTTGGGTATCTCTGTCCCACAACTGTGGTTACACCACAAGACCATGTTCCGCCAGCAATTGCTGATGGTGGCGTCCAGCCCAACGGCTTTGACCGGCTGGGTGGGCTCTCGCGGATCGAAGACGTACTCGTTGAGTTCGATATCGACACAGTCGTATTAGCGTTTGAGCACGCTGACCGTGCGGAATTTTTCGGTGCGCTTGATGCGTGTTATGAACACGGAGTCAATGCGAGGGTCCATCGAGAACACACGGATTCTGTGTTGACAGCCAATACCAGTGCTGGAACTCTGGTCGATGTGAAAATCGAACCGTGGGACATACAGGACTACATTCTCAAACGCGCATTCGACATTGTATTCGCGACAGCGGGGTTGGTTATCTTATCTCCAATCATCATAGGTATCGCGACCGCGATCAAAATAGACGATGGGGGGTCGATACTGTATCGACAGGACCGGACAGCAGTGTTTGGTGAAACATTCCCGATCTACAAGTTCCGGTCAATGGTTGAGAACGCAGAGGATGAGACCGGGGCAACAATAAGTGATGAGGATGCTGGCGGTATTGACCCACGTGTAACCTCAGTCGGTCGAATCCTGCGCCAGACACATCTCGATGAAATCCCACAGCTCTGGTCGATATTGCGTGGGGATATGAGTGTTGTCGGGCCGCGTCCTGAACGGCCAGAATTGGATTCGGATATCCAGACTGGTGTCGTTGACTGGCAAAAACGGTGGTTTGTGAAACCTGGCCTGACCGGGCCCGCACAAGTCAATGACGTGACGGGAAAAGAACCGGGTGAAAAGCTGCGATACGACCTCGAATACGTGCGTAAACAGTCGTTCAGCTACGATATGAAACTGGTTGCAAGGCAGATTTGGAGCGTCCTAATAGATATTATATTCTCGCTCAAGAATCAGTTAGTGTGAGCGCTTCCGGAGTACGACAACGAAACACTCAAACCGCCTCCGAAAAAGGCCTACAGCATGGCAGATAGTCGCTCGTCAGCCCTCCTCGACGATGAGGGAAACCTTTTCGGGCTCGTCAATATCGTCGACGCGCTGGCCGTCCTACTTGTCCTTGCAGTTGTGGTAGCCGGCGCAGCACTCGTCCTCCAGCCAGACCCGGAGCCACCGGCTCAGACAAGTACCAATGTCACGCTTGATCTTGGCCCACAGCCGCAGTATCTCGTCTCCGAAATCAACGAAGGCGATACATACAGTCCTAGCAGCAACTCCGAACTCACAGTCACGGATGTCTATCTCACCCCACAGGGCGACCGGACGCGTGCTATCGTCCGTGCGACAATCGAAGGCCCCGCCAGCGGTGACAGTCTGTCCTACGCCAACGCACCGCCTCGGCTTGGCCGCTCATTAGCGATTGCGACGAGCCGATACGAGGTAAGCGGGCAGATACGGGCTGTCGGTGGCGGCAATAGCCTCAACAAAGAGATGACGACTGTCGTCCTCCGGGACACGATGACTGCCGCCGAAACGCGTGACGTGAGCGCCGGTGATGAGATCCGCCTCAGTGGCCGAACTGTCGCGACCGTCCAAGACGTGGCGACGTACGCTACCGACGACCCCGGCCAACAGACCGTCTTCATCGAAGCGAACCTCGAGACGTACACACAGCAGGGACGCCAGCGATTTGGTAACACGCAAGTCCGGCCCGGACAATCAATCACGCTCTCGGCGCCGGAGTACACGATCGACGGGCGTCTCGAACAGGTCGGGAGCGGCCTCCAACCGACAACGTCGGACGTGCTCCTCGAGACAACTGTCGACGCCGAAACAGCCGACGATATCGTAACCGGCGACGTTGCTACTGTGGCTGGACACGAAACAGCAACAATCGAGACTGTCACTACCTACGAGACACAGGACCCCGACCGCAAACGCGTCCTCGCCGGCCTCACGCTGACGACGCTTGAAGATGGTGACCGGCAGCGGTTCGGAAGCGCTTACGTTCAGCGTGGGAGTACTATCTCAATCTCGACCGAGACCTACGACCTCTCCGGGGACATCGAACGCGTCGGCGCACTCGAACCGCGTGGCACACCCGGGAGCCGGACGGTAACGCTCAGGATGACAGACATCCGCGAAGATATGGCTAGTGCAATCGAACCCGGGATGACCGAAACCAGTCGCGGCGAAACGATTGCACGTATCAGCCGCGTCGACACCGACCCATCGGTTATCATCACGACGGGAGACAACGGCTCGGTGAACGTCGTTGACCATCCGTTCCTACGTGATGTCACTATCACGGCCGAACTGCAAGTCCGTGAGACGACGAGCGGCGTCCAGTTCAAGGGCGATTCCCTCCAGCAGGGATCGTCGGTCGTGATCAATCTGGGGACGCTTACAATCGAGGCAGACGTCGTGAGTGTGGGTACCTGAGAGACTCTGAAAACGATATTATCGACCAAGCAAACCAGTACGCAATTGAATGGGCAGCCAATCAGGAACAGTCAATCACGCTGAAAACAGTACTAAAAACGGTATCCTCAGCGGGTCCCAAGTCATCAGGGCCGGTAGATCGATCAGTGCCCGTGCGGCCGACCTCATCAAGGATTCATACTGCTACCGCTGGCTCACGAAAGAGCCAGAGCCGGAAGTAATCGTTATCGACCTCCGGGAGACGTACGCTGTCGGGCCGTTCATCGCACTACTGGATCGGCTCATCCCACACATCGAGCAAGCGTGGCAACACTCGCGTGGCGGGGCGGTCGTCCGAAGTGCGTACGAGCAATTCCAAGAGAGCGTTCTCGACCCGCTCTCCGAGACCCGCGGGTACGAACTCGCAGCCACTATGTTAGCACCACCGGAGCCACCGGAACAGGAGCGGCAAACGACCGACGATTCAGCGTCCGACGAAGAACAGTCCTAGCCCTCCTCCACCGTCACACTTTCCGCCAGATTACGCGGCTTATCGATATTCCTGCCCAGTAGTGCGGCCGTGTGATACGACACCAGCTGGAGATGTGTATTTGCCAGCACGGCGGCGGCCCGCGGATGCGTCGCAGGTCACAGTAGCGAACACCGACGTGTTCTCGGTCACCAACGCACGCCAGTGGTCCATGTTTCAGTTCACCCGCAGCGAAGCGCTCAGCGTGCTTGTCGGTGATTTCCTTCATCTCGACCCCGAGCAGACCGTTCCCACACCGTCTCACGCAGATTTAGCGATTTTGCCGGGGTTGTACAAGTCATGTTACTGCTTACAAGCGCGACGTCGGCGGAGTCGTCCCCACAGTACGCCAGTTTCGGGAGCGCATGACGAGCATCTCTAAGGTTCGTTGTCACGGCCGACACAACCGATGATGCCACAC
The Haloarcula sp. CBA1129 genome window above contains:
- a CDS encoding DUF4330 family protein; translation: MADSRSSALLDDEGNLFGLVNIVDALAVLLVLAVVVAGAALVLQPDPEPPAQTSTNVTLDLGPQPQYLVSEINEGDTYSPSSNSELTVTDVYLTPQGDRTRAIVRATIEGPASGDSLSYANAPPRLGRSLAIATSRYEVSGQIRAVGGGNSLNKEMTTVVLRDTMTAAETRDVSAGDEIRLSGRTVATVQDVATYATDDPGQQTVFIEANLETYTQQGRQRFGNTQVRPGQSITLSAPEYTIDGRLEQVGSGLQPTTSDVLLETTVDAETADDIVTGDVATVAGHETATIETVTTYETQDPDRKRVLAGLTLTTLEDGDRQRFGSAYVQRGSTISISTETYDLSGDIERVGALEPRGTPGSRTVTLRMTDIREDMASAIEPGMTETSRGETIARISRVDTDPSVIITTGDNGSVNVVDHPFLRDVTITAELQVRETTSGVQFKGDSLQQGSSVVINLGTLTIEADVVSVGT
- a CDS encoding HAD-IIA family hydrolase is translated as MDPAIVRSIMKAVILAAGVGSRLRPITLEKPKPAIEVNGASILEHQLRAYGDAGIDEVYVVTGYMSGDVRSVCKRVEKDLDGVTIETIKNDIYANTENMYSLYITESELRGEEFLLSNGDVVFDRSIPDGMVSESNEASYIACDPANYSQESMKIAVEDDRVDRISKNIEEGDAFASSIDLYYFNAAFSKRLFQEIEQNSKNESSYSGWTEKVIDDLLGDSNLSVRPYSIGEKNWVEIDDRSDLLYADRTFAPDVKLGDKEAVFFDLDGTLYLGDSPVDGAMEVVKSLKSSGVELYYISNNSSGWKDQYAAKLESMGIEANPDDIILSTDGVINYLKNADATETYVVGTEAMRDAIESEAINPVSDSPSHVVVGFDKELTYEKIRKAALMIQNGAEFLVAHQDEVCPTSAGNIPDCGSMAALFETATDQNPDRIFGKPNEEMLTHIIQEKGYTSDDIAIVGDRLQTEIALAERLGCDSICTLSGDATREGIEASSIAPTVILESVGGLSEFI
- a CDS encoding sugar transferase gives rise to the protein MDSGWRYRVASVTGVVLLTAIAVALVNNATFQTIATTVPLLSRLPTDPPTGSEFTFELLVTAVVVTSVFLPLYKPRPRRILDAVALAQKRVLVAVLVLATIGYFDYTYRLPRLTVVLVTPLLLVALPAWFVWIRERPSSDGERTIIVGDDVDIINEIAGEVEGTLLGYLCPTTVVTPQDHVPPAIADGGVQPNGFDRLGGLSRIEDVLVEFDIDTVVLAFEHADRAEFFGALDACYEHGVNARVHREHTDSVLTANTSAGTLVDVKIEPWDIQDYILKRAFDIVFATAGLVILSPIIIGIATAIKIDDGGSILYRQDRTAVFGETFPIYKFRSMVENAEDETGATISDEDAGGIDPRVTSVGRILRQTHLDEIPQLWSILRGDMSVVGPRPERPELDSDIQTGVVDWQKRWFVKPGLTGPAQVNDVTGKEPGEKLRYDLEYVRKQSFSYDMKLVARQIWSVLIDIIFSLKNQLV
- the aglF gene encoding UTP--glucose-1-phosphate uridylyltransferase AglF, producing MKAVVLAAGEGTRLRPLTEDKPKGMVEVAGKPILTHCFEQLIELGADELLVVVGYKKQVIINHYEDEFEGVPITYTHQREQNGLAHALLTVEEHVNDDFMLMLGDNIFEANLQDVVNRQQEERADAAFLVEEVPWDEASRYGVCDTNKYGEITEVVEKPDDPPSNLVMTGFYTFTPAIFHACHLVQPSNRNEYEISDAIDLLLHSGRTIDAIRMDGWRNDIGYPEDRDQAEERLQGEIDPEMAAENIAASE
- a CDS encoding RNA ligase family protein, which codes for MKQFPSIPRVEDAPEDFFNEGHLWILEKVDGANMRFQLQQSGLLRFGDRSRVYDDPDTIPDPYRHAVRYVRENFDRDALRRAVDDVEAYVFFGEAMHHHTIDYEWERTPSFLGFDIWSTADKRFFSPDAVEGIFNRLGLQAVNAFERERRAQEFDPTSYEIPQSAWYDGPAEGVVVRNKRGGRTKLLHPDFQEVDETVPVDADASVLAHRYATQQRFRKLAAKLEDHEQAVTVETLYERTIEDIVREEHKRLYYGSDPVDMGTFRSEVAALTRTFLDER